One stretch of bacterium DNA includes these proteins:
- a CDS encoding DUF3795 domain-containing protein yields the protein MNRNQEETNLTAYCGLYCGDCIRYRSKTADLARELSTKLQKDRFDNYAEVEANSIKELNHYHKFLEVLGTIIKLRCDNPCRLGGDGCEQSCKIKGCAQSKHIDGCWQCNEFEACDKFEFLKPLHGDSPQQNLRKIKEYGLRKWVEYREKFYIWL from the coding sequence ATGAATAGAAACCAGGAAGAAACAAATCTCACTGCATATTGTGGTCTATATTGTGGCGACTGTATACGCTATAGAAGTAAAACTGCTGATTTAGCACGAGAATTATCTACTAAACTACAAAAAGATAGATTTGACAACTATGCAGAAGTTGAAGCTAACTCCATAAAAGAACTTAACCATTACCACAAATTCCTTGAAGTTTTAGGGACAATAATCAAACTGAGATGTGATAATCCCTGTAGGTTAGGCGGTGATGGGTGTGAGCAATCTTGCAAAATTAAAGGGTGTGCTCAATCCAAACATATCGATGGTTGTTGGCAATGCAATGAATTCGAGGCATGCGATAAATTTGAGTTTCTTAAACCACTTCATGGCGATAGTCCTCAACAAAATCTGAGAAAAATCAAAGAATATGGTTTAAGAAAGTGGGTAGAATACAGAGAGAAATTTTATATCTGGCTGTGA